The [Bacillus] selenitireducens MLS10 genome includes a region encoding these proteins:
- a CDS encoding sensor domain-containing protein has translation MGNGQNQTENLQDWGTNASDTGAVRELLDLKDALDEFAVVMITDTNGVITYVNNRACELSGYSRDELTGTTPRILNSGYHPKSYFRTMWETIKAGRVWRGEICNQTKHGDHFWSRATIVPLRNEQGVIHKFLALRHDITDRVHAEAALQDALEKDFYQVVKNLQNGVFKLKKRDQADDIVFTLSEGQIAAGYQMTTKDIEGKRVKDVFPEPQAKKITHHVDRALQQGAERFELTLNDQVYLIYLTRFETAFAGVEVAGSIIDITDQKLKEQQIQTMAYYDSLTQLPNRRSFELALKDSLQMPLANGEKVAVFYINLDRFQSVNETLGHAVGDRLLKKVAIRLKTLFDQGAVLSRFSGVDFAVMVRLTCEDGDVIKHEAERIHAALREPVILDNMELYTSPAIGVSLAPDHGTDWKTIIQYADAAMNRTKQLPGQAFYVFDSELEASLLRRLAIEQELRIAIEEGTLDLYVQPKVKAKTYRLSGGEALLRWHHKELGTVSPEEFIPIAEEFGMIQDLGYWVIQEGARRLKSWHDLGLTYLSLSVNVSIRQFMQPTFASDMQGVLDETGVDPRKLELEITENVTANMEMTRKVMLALKEMGFIVSIDDFGTGYSSMQYLQELPFDRVKLDKTFVMDLSKANRSIMQATLKLASALSMSTVAEGVESFAHAAFLSEWGCEELQGFYFSHALSEADFHQYWIIPELERKRCQLDRG, from the coding sequence GTGGGGAACGGTCAAAATCAGACAGAAAACCTGCAGGACTGGGGAACAAATGCGAGCGATACCGGTGCCGTGCGGGAGCTTTTGGATTTGAAAGATGCGTTGGATGAGTTTGCGGTGGTGATGATCACGGATACGAACGGGGTCATTACGTATGTCAATAACCGTGCCTGTGAGCTGAGCGGCTACAGCCGCGATGAGCTCACAGGCACGACACCGAGAATCCTGAATTCAGGCTACCATCCGAAGAGTTACTTCAGGACGATGTGGGAGACCATCAAAGCAGGCCGGGTCTGGCGCGGAGAGATCTGCAATCAGACGAAGCACGGCGATCATTTCTGGTCGCGGGCGACGATTGTGCCTCTTCGGAATGAACAGGGCGTCATTCATAAATTCCTCGCACTCCGTCACGATATCACCGATCGGGTTCACGCGGAAGCGGCCCTCCAGGATGCGCTCGAGAAGGACTTCTATCAGGTGGTCAAGAACTTGCAGAACGGGGTCTTTAAGCTGAAGAAGCGTGATCAGGCAGATGACATCGTCTTCACCCTGTCCGAAGGGCAGATCGCCGCGGGCTATCAGATGACGACCAAGGACATCGAAGGAAAACGAGTCAAAGATGTGTTTCCTGAGCCGCAGGCAAAGAAGATCACCCATCACGTGGATCGTGCGCTTCAACAGGGGGCTGAACGCTTTGAGCTGACGCTGAACGATCAGGTCTACCTCATCTATCTCACCCGCTTTGAAACGGCCTTTGCCGGCGTGGAAGTGGCGGGGTCCATCATCGACATCACCGACCAGAAATTGAAGGAACAACAGATTCAGACGATGGCCTACTACGACAGTCTCACCCAGCTGCCAAACCGGCGGTCTTTTGAACTCGCTTTGAAAGACAGCCTGCAGATGCCATTGGCAAATGGGGAGAAAGTGGCGGTCTTTTACATCAACCTCGACCGCTTTCAGTCCGTCAACGAAACCCTCGGCCATGCTGTCGGGGACCGGCTGCTGAAGAAAGTCGCGATCCGGTTAAAGACCCTGTTTGATCAGGGGGCGGTCCTCTCCCGCTTCAGCGGTGTGGACTTCGCCGTGATGGTCCGTCTCACCTGTGAAGACGGAGACGTCATTAAGCACGAGGCGGAGCGGATTCATGCGGCGCTCCGGGAGCCGGTCATTCTTGATAATATGGAGCTCTATACGAGTCCGGCCATCGGGGTCAGTCTTGCTCCGGATCACGGCACGGACTGGAAAACGATCATACAGTATGCGGATGCGGCGATGAACCGGACGAAACAGCTGCCGGGCCAGGCGTTCTATGTGTTTGACAGCGAGCTTGAAGCGTCTCTTCTCCGTCGTCTTGCCATCGAGCAGGAGCTTCGGATCGCGATAGAAGAGGGGACCCTTGATCTGTACGTGCAGCCAAAGGTGAAAGCCAAGACGTACCGGCTGAGCGGAGGTGAGGCCTTACTTCGCTGGCATCACAAGGAACTCGGCACCGTGAGCCCGGAAGAGTTCATCCCTATTGCCGAAGAATTCGGGATGATTCAGGATCTCGGATATTGGGTGATTCAGGAAGGGGCGAGGCGTCTCAAAAGCTGGCATGATCTGGGGCTTACGTATTTATCGCTGTCAGTCAATGTCTCGATCCGCCAGTTTATGCAGCCGACCTTCGCTTCAGACATGCAGGGGGTCCTTGATGAGACGGGGGTTGACCCCCGGAAGCTCGAACTTGAAATCACCGAGAACGTGACGGCTAACATGGAGATGACCCGCAAGGTCATGCTTGCCTTGAAGGAGATGGGGTTCATCGTCAGTATCGACGACTTCGGCACCGGCTACAGCTCCATGCAGTACTTGCAAGAGCTGCCCTTTGACCGGGTGAAGCTCGACAAAACATTTGTCATGGACCTCTCAAAAGCGAACCGCTCGATCATGCAGGCGACGTTGAAACTCGCCAGTGCACTCAGCATGTCCACCGTCGCAGAAGGGGTGGAGTCGTTTGCTCACGCAGCGTTTCTCTCCGAGTGGGGCTGTGAAGAACTGCAGGGTTTCTATTTCAGCCATGCGTTATCAGAAGCGGATTTCCACCAGTACTGGATCATCCCGGAGCTTGAGAGGAAGCGTTGCCAGCTTGATCGCGGCTGA